In Oxobacter pfennigii, a single window of DNA contains:
- the rpmJ gene encoding 50S ribosomal protein L36, translated as MKVRPSVKPICEKCKIIKRHGKVMVICENAKHKQKQG; from the coding sequence ATGAAGGTAAGGCCATCGGTAAAACCTATATGTGAAAAATGCAAGATAATTAAAAGACATGGCAAAGTGATGGTTATCTGTGAAAACGCGAAACATAAACAAAAGCAAGGTTAA
- the rpsK gene encoding 30S ribosomal protein S11, translating to MAAQPKGKKVTRKRRERKNVERGAAHIQSTFNNTIVTLTDTTGNALSWASAGGLGFRGSRKSTPYAAQMAAETAAKSAMEHGLKSVEVFVKGPGSGREAAIRSLQAAGLEVSLIKDVTPIPHNGCRPPKRRRV from the coding sequence ATGGCAGCTCAACCTAAGGGTAAAAAGGTTACTCGCAAGAGAAGAGAACGCAAAAATGTTGAACGCGGCGCAGCCCACATACAATCAACATTTAATAATACAATTGTTACTTTAACTGACACAACTGGAAATGCTCTTTCATGGGCCAGTGCCGGCGGACTTGGATTCAGAGGTTCAAGGAAAAGCACTCCCTACGCTGCTCAGATGGCTGCAGAAACAGCTGCAAAATCAGCAATGGAACATGGCTTAAAGTCTGTAGAGGTTTTCGTTAAGGGACCTGGTTCAGGCAGAGAAGCAGCTATCAGATCACTACAGGCGGCAGGATTGGAAGTCAGCCTTATAAAGGATGTTACACCTATTCCTCATAATGGCTGCAGACCACCTAAACGCAGAAGAGTATAA
- a CDS encoding energy-coupling factor transporter ATPase, whose translation MPIKVENLTYIYMPGTPFESTALDNVTLQINDGEFVGLIGHTGSGKSTLVQHLNGLLKASSGKIFVDDIEITAKGTNLKAVRQKVGLVFQYPEHQLFEETVYKDVAFGPKNLGLSNEEVDLKVRQALEMVGLDYEESKVKSPFDLSGGQRRRVAIAGVLAMDPKVLILDEPTAGLDPRGRDAILGEIKSLHDKYNKTTILVSHSMEDIAKLVDRIIVMNEGRCILTGSPKDIFKEADTLIKVGLGIPQVTALARELKSKGIDFKDDVLTIEEAKQEIIKFLRSRKS comes from the coding sequence ATGCCGATAAAAGTAGAGAATCTTACATATATATATATGCCGGGAACACCATTTGAATCAACTGCCCTTGACAATGTTACACTGCAAATAAATGACGGTGAATTTGTAGGCCTTATAGGACATACGGGTTCCGGTAAATCCACCCTGGTTCAGCATTTAAACGGGCTTTTAAAAGCCAGCTCAGGAAAGATATTTGTAGATGATATAGAGATAACAGCTAAAGGTACCAATTTAAAGGCCGTAAGGCAAAAGGTAGGCCTGGTCTTTCAGTATCCCGAACATCAGCTCTTTGAGGAAACTGTGTATAAAGATGTAGCCTTTGGCCCTAAAAACTTAGGTTTAAGCAATGAAGAAGTGGATTTGAAAGTGCGCCAGGCTTTGGAGATGGTGGGACTTGATTACGAAGAAAGCAAAGTTAAATCTCCCTTTGACTTAAGCGGAGGCCAGCGGAGAAGAGTTGCAATTGCAGGGGTACTGGCTATGGATCCCAAGGTTTTAATACTGGATGAACCTACGGCAGGCTTGGATCCAAGAGGCAGGGATGCAATTTTAGGGGAGATTAAAAGCTTACATGATAAATACAACAAAACCACCATACTGGTATCTCACAGTATGGAGGATATTGCAAAACTGGTAGACAGAATAATAGTCATGAATGAAGGAAGATGTATTTTAACGGGAAGTCCCAAGGATATATTCAAGGAAGCAGATACTTTGATAAAGGTAGGCCTGGGTATTCCTCAAGTTACGGCTCTGGCTAGGGAACTTAAATCAAAAGGTATTGACTTCAAAGATGATGTTCTGACAATTGAAGAAGCCAAACAGGAAATTATTAAGTTTTTAAGGAGCAGGAAATCATGA
- a CDS encoding DNA-directed RNA polymerase subunit alpha, with product MIEIEKPKIECVETSEDGSYGKFVIEPLERGYGTTLGNSLRRILLSSLPGAAVTSIKIDGVLHEFSTVPGVKEDVTEIILNLKSLALKINGDGPRTVYIDTRGEGEVTAGDIRSEGDVEIINKDMHIATLSEDARLYMEINIDKGRGYVPAEKNKEANQPIGMIPVDSIYTPVKRINYSVEDTRVGQVTDYDKLTFEIWTNGTIKPDESLSLAAKVLIEHLKLFMTLTDHVSDVNIMVEKEEDKKEKVLDMTIEELDLSVRSYNCLKRAGINTVEELTQRSVEDMMKVRNLGKKSLEEVEQKLAALGLGLKQSEE from the coding sequence ATGATTGAAATAGAAAAGCCCAAAATAGAATGCGTTGAGACAAGCGAAGACGGCAGCTATGGCAAGTTTGTAATAGAACCATTGGAAAGAGGTTACGGAACTACCCTTGGTAATTCATTAAGAAGAATTCTCCTATCCTCTCTGCCCGGAGCAGCTGTTACATCCATAAAGATTGACGGCGTGCTTCACGAATTCTCAACGGTACCTGGAGTAAAAGAGGATGTCACTGAAATAATCTTAAACCTTAAGAGTCTTGCATTAAAAATTAATGGAGACGGGCCAAGGACGGTTTACATTGACACCCGCGGTGAAGGAGAAGTTACTGCAGGTGATATCAGGAGTGAAGGCGATGTAGAGATAATCAACAAGGATATGCATATCGCCACATTAAGTGAAGATGCAAGATTATATATGGAAATCAATATCGATAAGGGCAGGGGTTATGTTCCGGCAGAAAAGAACAAGGAAGCAAACCAGCCCATCGGTATGATCCCTGTTGATTCAATCTATACACCGGTTAAGAGAATTAATTACAGCGTAGAAGACACTCGTGTCGGCCAGGTAACTGATTACGATAAACTTACTTTTGAAATATGGACCAATGGAACAATAAAACCCGACGAATCATTGAGTCTTGCTGCAAAAGTTTTGATTGAGCACCTTAAACTCTTTATGACTTTAACCGATCATGTATCAGATGTGAATATCATGGTTGAAAAGGAAGAAGACAAGAAGGAAAAAGTGCTCGACATGACAATTGAAGAGCTCGACCTCTCAGTAAGATCTTATAACTGCCTGAAGCGCGCAGGAATAAATACTGTGGAGGAACTCACTCAGAGGTCTGTTGAAGATATGATGAAGGTAAGGAATCTCGGTAAGAAGTCCCTTGAAGAGGTTGAACAAAAACTGGCTGCATTAGGGTTAGGTTTAAAACAGAGCGAAGAGTAA
- a CDS encoding energy-coupling factor transporter ATPase, with translation MMEKMIETKDLNYQYKTDENKEEISALNKVNIDIKKGEFVVIIGHNGSGKSTLAKHMNALLLPTSGKIYVKGMDTGEEKYLWDIRQAAGMVFQNPDNQIVATIVEEDVAFGPENLGVEPGEIRKRVDESLKSVDMYQFMKHGPHLLSGGQKQRVAIAGVISMKPECIVLDEPTAMLDPSGRKEVINTIKKLNKEEGITIILITHYMEEAVDADRVIVMEEGKVVLSGTPKEVFSKVEELKSIGLDVPQMTELAFELKKEGIDISPDTLTIDEMVVQLCR, from the coding sequence ATAATGGAGAAAATGATTGAAACAAAAGATCTGAATTATCAATATAAAACTGATGAAAATAAAGAAGAGATATCAGCGTTAAATAAAGTGAATATTGACATAAAAAAAGGTGAATTTGTTGTTATAATCGGCCATAATGGCTCAGGAAAATCCACCCTTGCAAAGCATATGAATGCATTATTGCTCCCCACTTCAGGAAAAATATATGTTAAGGGCATGGATACCGGTGAAGAAAAATATCTATGGGATATAAGGCAGGCTGCAGGGATGGTTTTCCAAAATCCCGATAACCAGATAGTTGCTACCATCGTTGAAGAAGATGTAGCCTTTGGACCTGAAAATCTTGGTGTTGAGCCGGGAGAAATCAGAAAAAGAGTGGATGAATCATTAAAGTCAGTAGACATGTACCAGTTTATGAAGCATGGTCCTCATTTGCTTTCGGGAGGCCAAAAGCAAAGAGTTGCAATTGCCGGAGTAATTTCAATGAAACCTGAGTGCATAGTTTTGGATGAGCCTACCGCCATGCTTGATCCTTCAGGAAGGAAGGAAGTTATCAATACCATCAAAAAACTTAATAAGGAGGAGGGTATAACCATCATCCTTATTACCCATTATATGGAAGAAGCGGTAGATGCAGACAGGGTAATTGTGATGGAGGAAGGAAAAGTAGTATTGTCGGGCACTCCAAAAGAAGTATTCTCAAAGGTTGAGGAGCTAAAAAGCATAGGACTGGACGTACCTCAGATGACTGAACTTGCCTTTGAATTAAAAAAAGAAGGCATAGATATAAGTCCCGATACTCTTACAATTGATGAAATGGTGGTGCAGCTATGCCGATAA
- the rplM gene encoding 50S ribosomal protein L13 produces MKTTYIAKPADINRKWYVVDAQGKTLGRMASQVASILRGKNKPIYTPHMDTGDFVIIVNAEKVVLTGKKLDQKFYRHHSLYPGGLKETSYRQLLSSKPEFAVYEAVRGMLPKGPLGRKMLKKLKVFRGPEHQHQAQQPEVLEIKTDK; encoded by the coding sequence ATGAAAACAACATATATTGCAAAGCCAGCAGATATCAACAGAAAATGGTATGTTGTAGACGCTCAGGGAAAAACTCTGGGAAGAATGGCATCTCAAGTTGCTTCAATATTAAGAGGAAAGAATAAACCAATATATACACCTCATATGGATACAGGTGATTTCGTTATAATAGTGAATGCTGAGAAGGTAGTACTTACAGGAAAGAAACTGGATCAGAAATTTTACCGGCATCATTCATTGTATCCCGGCGGCCTTAAAGAAACTTCATACAGGCAGCTTTTAAGTTCCAAGCCGGAGTTTGCAGTTTATGAGGCAGTTAGAGGAATGCTTCCTAAAGGACCTTTAGGAAGAAAGATGTTGAAGAAGTTAAAGGTTTTCAGAGGACCTGAACATCAGCATCAGGCTCAGCAGCCCGAAGTATTAGAAATTAAAACTGACAAATAA
- the truA gene encoding tRNA pseudouridine(38-40) synthase TruA codes for MRNIKLTIEYDGTNYSGWQIQKNSVSIQESIEKAIITVTGQSINLTGSSRTDAGVHAKGMTANFFCDTTIPEKSIAAAINSKLPEDIAILDAQYVDENFHSRYSSTGKRYSYTILNRRVSSPLLRNFAAHVWYPLCIDSMREACKYFLGTQDFSAFMSTGSSVKTTIRTIRLLNLVHSDDIIKLYIEADGFLYNMVRIISGTLIDIGRGIISPNDITRIIESKDRERAGKTAPPQGLCLEEVYY; via the coding sequence ATGAGAAACATTAAATTGACAATTGAATATGACGGGACTAATTATAGCGGATGGCAGATACAGAAAAATTCTGTTTCCATCCAGGAATCTATTGAAAAAGCTATCATAACTGTCACTGGCCAAAGTATCAATCTTACAGGCTCCAGCAGGACTGACGCAGGAGTTCATGCTAAGGGAATGACAGCCAATTTCTTCTGTGACACAACGATACCCGAGAAAAGCATTGCAGCGGCTATAAACAGCAAGCTGCCGGAGGATATAGCAATTCTTGATGCACAATATGTGGATGAGAATTTTCACAGCCGTTACAGCAGTACGGGAAAGAGGTATTCTTATACCATATTGAACAGAAGAGTGTCATCACCCTTATTGAGAAATTTTGCTGCCCATGTGTGGTACCCGCTTTGTATCGACAGTATGAGGGAAGCCTGTAAATATTTTTTAGGCACCCAGGATTTTTCGGCCTTTATGTCCACAGGGAGTTCTGTCAAGACCACCATAAGGACCATAAGGCTTCTGAATCTCGTACATTCAGATGATATTATAAAGCTTTATATAGAAGCTGACGGTTTTCTTTATAATATGGTTAGAATAATATCAGGGACCTTGATTGACATAGGAAGGGGCATAATAAGCCCAAATGACATAACAAGGATAATAGAGAGCAAAGACAGGGAAAGAGCAGGAAAGACTGCCCCGCCTCAAGGCTTATGCTTAGAGGAGGTATATTATTAA
- the rpsM gene encoding 30S ribosomal protein S13, translating to MARIAGVDLPREKRAEIGLTYIFGIGRPRANKILQETGISPDTRVKDLTEAEVNKLREYIDKSFKVEGDLRRDVSLSIKRLVEIGCYRGIRHRRGLPVRGQKTKTNARTRKGPKRTVGVRRKK from the coding sequence ATGGCTAGAATAGCAGGTGTTGACCTACCAAGAGAAAAAAGGGCAGAAATAGGTCTTACTTATATATTTGGCATAGGGAGACCAAGAGCCAATAAGATACTCCAGGAAACAGGCATAAGCCCTGATACCAGAGTTAAAGATCTTACAGAAGCAGAAGTCAACAAATTAAGGGAATATATAGATAAAAGCTTCAAAGTTGAAGGTGATTTAAGAAGAGATGTTTCCCTTAGTATAAAAAGGCTAGTGGAAATTGGTTGTTATAGAGGAATACGTCACAGAAGAGGACTTCCGGTCAGAGGACAGAAGACCAAGACAAACGCAAGGACCAGAAAAGGACCTAAGAGGACTGTTGGCGTAAGAAGGAAAAAATAA
- the infA gene encoding translation initiation factor IF-1 — MSKDDVVELQGTVIEALPNAMFQVELENGHKVLAHISGKLRMNFIRILPGDKVTIELSPYDLTRGRITWRAK; from the coding sequence ATGTCTAAAGATGATGTTGTAGAGTTGCAGGGTACTGTTATCGAGGCTTTACCAAATGCAATGTTTCAGGTAGAATTAGAAAATGGGCATAAAGTACTCGCTCATATATCAGGAAAATTAAGAATGAATTTTATAAGGATTCTTCCAGGAGATAAGGTCACCATAGAATTATCGCCCTATGATTTAACTCGAGGACGTATAACGTGGAGAGCAAAATAA
- the rpsD gene encoding 30S ribosomal protein S4, which translates to MARYTGPVCRLCRREGIKLFLKGDRCYSDKCSVQKRTYAPGQHGQSRKKLSNYGVQLREKQKARRIYGILETQFREYYEKADRKKGITGENLLKLLETRLDNVVFRLGFASSRTEARQLVNHGHFTVNGKKVNIPSYKISVGDVIAVKESSRSSEKFKALAEVAVTTPQWLSVEMDKLEGKVIADPKREDIDIPVQETLIVELYSK; encoded by the coding sequence ATGGCAAGATATACAGGCCCGGTATGCAGATTATGCAGAAGAGAAGGCATAAAGCTTTTCTTAAAGGGAGATAGATGTTATTCTGACAAGTGTTCCGTACAAAAAAGAACATATGCTCCCGGACAACATGGCCAAAGCAGAAAGAAGCTTTCAAACTATGGTGTTCAGTTGAGAGAAAAGCAAAAAGCCAGGAGAATATATGGTATCCTTGAAACCCAGTTCAGAGAATATTATGAAAAAGCAGACAGGAAGAAAGGTATCACCGGTGAAAATCTCCTGAAGCTTTTGGAAACAAGATTGGATAACGTTGTTTTCAGATTAGGATTCGCAAGCTCAAGAACAGAAGCAAGACAGCTGGTTAATCACGGACATTTTACTGTAAACGGAAAGAAGGTTAACATACCTTCATATAAGATTTCGGTTGGAGATGTTATAGCTGTCAAGGAAAGCAGCAGAAGCAGCGAAAAGTTCAAAGCTTTAGCAGAGGTCGCTGTAACTACTCCGCAATGGTTATCTGTAGAAATGGATAAACTTGAGGGAAAGGTTATTGCAGATCCTAAGAGAGAAGATATCGATATACCAGTACAAGAAACACTGATTGTTGAGTTATATTCTAAATAA
- a CDS encoding energy-coupling factor transporter transmembrane component T family protein gives MIKDITIGQYLPGDSSIHNLDPRVKISATFIFMINLFIINNFLGYVPNLIFLISVIIISRIPVKYIFKGLKPILAILIITGLLNMFLTTGTELYRLGPLVITYEGLRLAAFMILRLIFLIIGTSVLTLTTSPISLTDGIEHLLNPLKRIGVPAHELAMMMTIALRFIPTLLDETDKIMKAQMARGADFESGNIVNRAKNMVPLLVPLFISSFRRADDLAMAMEARCYRGGVNRTRLKQLKIKNIDKAAMAIIVLLVAVSVYSRFL, from the coding sequence ATGATAAAGGATATTACAATAGGGCAATACCTGCCCGGAGATTCCTCCATCCATAATCTTGACCCCAGAGTTAAAATATCTGCCACCTTCATTTTTATGATAAATCTTTTTATTATTAATAATTTTTTAGGCTATGTTCCTAATTTAATATTTCTTATTTCGGTGATTATAATTTCTCGCATTCCAGTCAAATATATTTTTAAAGGCTTAAAGCCTATTCTTGCTATTTTGATAATAACGGGACTTTTAAATATGTTTTTGACAACAGGTACAGAGTTATACAGATTAGGGCCTTTAGTTATTACTTATGAAGGCTTAAGGCTGGCTGCCTTTATGATTTTAAGGCTGATTTTTCTCATCATAGGTACCTCAGTACTGACCTTAACCACATCCCCAATATCCCTTACAGACGGTATTGAGCACCTTTTAAACCCTTTAAAAAGAATAGGCGTGCCTGCTCATGAACTGGCAATGATGATGACCATAGCCCTAAGGTTCATACCTACGCTTTTAGATGAAACAGATAAGATAATGAAGGCTCAAATGGCAAGGGGTGCGGATTTTGAATCAGGAAACATCGTAAACCGGGCAAAGAACATGGTGCCATTATTAGTGCCTCTCTTTATCAGTTCCTTTCGAAGAGCCGATGATTTAGCCATGGCTATGGAGGCAAGATGCTACAGGGGTGGGGTAAACCGCACCCGCTTAAAGCAGCTTAAAATAAAAAACATAGATAAGGCAGCAATGGCAATAATTGTCCTGTTGGTAGCTGTTTCAGTGTACAGCAGATTTTTATAG
- the rplQ gene encoding 50S ribosomal protein L17 has protein sequence MAEHRKLGRPTNERVAMLRNLTTSFLKYGKVRTTVMRAKEVKSIAEKMITLGKRGDLHARRQALSYLLDETVVTDLFTKIAPKYSERSGGYTRILKEGPRRGDAAEMAILELV, from the coding sequence ATGGCTGAACATAGAAAGCTTGGTCGCCCGACAAATGAAAGGGTTGCTATGCTTAGAAACCTCACAACAAGCTTCTTGAAATATGGCAAGGTCCGCACAACTGTGATGAGAGCTAAGGAAGTAAAAAGCATAGCTGAAAAGATGATTACCCTTGGCAAAAGAGGGGATTTACATGCAAGGCGTCAGGCGCTTTCATACTTGCTTGATGAAACAGTTGTGACCGATTTGTTTACAAAAATAGCTCCCAAGTATTCTGAAAGAAGCGGTGGCTACACCAGAATTCTTAAAGAAGGTCCAAGAAGAGGCGATGCAGCCGAAATGGCTATATTGGAGCTAGTTTAA